One part of the Quercus lobata isolate SW786 chromosome 7, ValleyOak3.0 Primary Assembly, whole genome shotgun sequence genome encodes these proteins:
- the LOC115952138 gene encoding TMV resistance protein N-like: MGKTTLARVVYDTYSDQFEVSSFIVDVREKSEKGDLLQLQKQFLKESLGKIDTAAIWNVHEGAKIIKNRLCHKKVLLVLDDVNHVNQLENLAGEHHWFGSGSWIIITTRDEHVLVEHGVLKIYKPIGLKNNDASKLFCLKAFKNEQSKEGYTHLSQEVVKYAGGLPLALVTLGSFLIGRKIDEWQSALDYFKNNPKKEIFDILKISYDGLEEMWKEIFLDIACFFKGWSKFEVIRILENCGFNARIGISVLLDKSLLTVAGDIEELGMHDLLQEMGEKIVCQQSCGELGRQSRLWLFEDLLHVLENNMVRSYNFILANKIEQV, encoded by the coding sequence ATGGGAAAGACAACTCTTGCTAGAGTTGTTTATGATACGTATTCTGATCAATTTGAAGTTTCTAGTTTTATTGTTGATGTTAGGGAAAAGTCAGAAAAAGGTGATTTGcttcaattacaaaaacaatttcttaaaGAAAGTTTGGGGAAAATAGATACAGCGGCGATATGGAATGTTCATGAAGGAGCTAAAATAATCAAGAATAGGTTATGTCATAAAAAAGTTCTACTTGTCCTAGATGATGTTAATCACGTGAACCAATTAGAAAATTTGGCTGGAGAGCATCATTGGTTTGGATCGGGGAGTTGGATCATCATAACAACTAGAGATGAACATGTGTTGGTCGAACATGGAGTTCTTAAAATATATAAGCCTATTGGACTAAAGAATAATGATGCctcaaaacttttttgtttgaaagccTTCAAAAATGAGCAATCCAAAGAAGGTTATACACATCTGTCTCAGGAAGTTGTAAAATATGCTGGTGGCCTTCCGTTAGCTCTTGTTACTTTGGGTTCCTTTTTAATTGGAAGAAAAATAGATGAATGGCAAAGTGCATtggactattttaaaaataatcctaaaaaagaaatatttgataTACTTAAAATAAGTTATGATGGACTAGAGGAAATGTGGAAGGAGATTTTCTtagatattgcatgtttctttaaGGGGTGGTCCAAATTTGAAGTAATACGTATATTAGAGAATTGTGGTTTTAATGCAAGAATTGGTATAAGTGTTCTCCTGGACAAATCTCTCCTAACTGTTGCAGGAGACATTGAAGAATTGGGGATGCATGATCTACTACAAGAAATGGGTGAAAAAATTGTTTGTCAACAATCATGTGGAGAGCTTGGAAGGCAGAGTAGGTTGTGGCTTTTTGAGGACTTGCTTCATGTACTGGAAAACAATATGGTAAGAagctataattttattttagcgAATAAGATTGAGCAAGTATAG